The uncultured Cohaesibacter sp. genomic sequence TTGATAATTCCTTCTCGCGCACGCTGAGTGAGAATGGGGTCTACACTCATCTGATTTCCGACCACCTGCATTATTTTGAAGATGGTGGCACTTGCTACGCCAACGCCTTCGACAGTTGGGACTTCATCAGGGGGCAGGAATATGACCCGATCAAGCCGCTAGTCATCCCGCCGATCGAGCGCTATCGCGAGATGTTTGACGAACGGCATTATCCGCTTGGTGATGTGGAGCCAGGCAAGGCGATGACACGCCATTCCTCACCCCGCAAGACCTGGAAGAAAAGTCGTGGCGCCATCATCAATGACTTCCTGCAGGCGGAAGAGGATTTTCCAACTGCGAAATGTTTCAGTTCCGCGTTCGAGTTTCTGGAATTGAACCGGGAGGCAGACAATTGGTTCCTGCAACTGGAATGCTTCGACCCTCATGAGCCCTTCAACGTACCCGAACGGTTCAAGGCGGCCTACGCGTCTGGTTACAACGGCAAGATCCTGAATTGGCCGGGCTACGAGAAAGTGGCGGAGACCCCGGAGGAAATCGCCGAAATCAGGGGCAATTATGCCGCACTTGTTGCCATGTGCGATGACTATTTCGGCAAGCTTTTGGACTATTTCGATGAGTATGACTTGTGGAAGGACACAGCGCTGGTGCTGTCGACTGATCACGGTTTTCTTCTGTCGGAGCATGAATGGTGGGGCAAGAACCGGATGCCCTACTATGAGGAAATTTCGCATATTCCCTTGATGGTCTGGCATCCCGATCATGCGGATCAGGCAGGAAAACGCCAGCAGCAGTTGACTCAGACCCCAGACCTGATGCCAACGTTTCTGGATTTTCACGATTGCTCAATACCAGCCTGTGTGACCGGAACGTCGATCAAGCCGCTCCTGTCGGGCAACGAGCCAATCCACCAGTCGATCATTCTGGGCATGTTTGGCGGCCCGATCTGCGCCGTCGATGATCGATACAGCTATTTTCGCTATCCGGAAAATATCGACGCGAGCGGGCTCTATCTTTACACACTGATGCCTGCTCATCTCTCCGGTCCCTTCAACATCGAGGAGTTGAAGGGGGCAGAGCTCGTCGGCCCATTTGATTTTACCAAAGGCTCACCGCTGCTCAAGGTTCCGATGAATCCGAAGAACAGCCAGTTCGGAGGAGACGGACAGACTTTGGCAGAGTGCGCCACCGTGCTCTATGACCTAAAGCTCGATCCGGGCCAAACCAAACCAGTAGTTAACCCTGAGGTGGAGCGTCGCATGCTTGATGAAATCATCGGGCACATGCAGGAACTGGATGCTCCGAGAGAAATGTATGCTCACTACAGCCTGCCAACTCCGCCATAAAATTTTGACCATCCAGGTCTAATATACGATATGAAATACAAAGGGAGGAAAACAATGTATTTCAGAAATCTATTCGCAGCTGCGGCTGCGGCTCTTGTCATGACTTCGGCGACGCTCGCTGCCGATTTCCCGGAGAGGACAATCGAGACCATCCACCCATGGGGACCCGGCAATGCCCTGTCGGTCAGCCAGATCATCACCAAGGCAATGGGAGATGAGCTTGGGGTCTCCATGCCGGTCATTGCAACACCGGGTGGCGCTGGCACCAAGGCCTTCCAGATTAGCCTGTCTCGCCCCGCAGACGGCTACACCATTGTCGACGGCTATGTTGCCCCGCTGGTGCTGCAGCCGATTCTTGGCAAGGCAGGTTGGTCTTTCAAGGATTTCAAACCGCTTCACTCGGCCGTATCCAATGCCTTTGCGATCGGTGGCCGCGTCGATGAGACACGCTGGTCGAATTTCGAGGAAATGATGGCCTATGGCAAGGCCAACCCGGGCAAGCTTCGCTATTCGTCCGGCTCACGCAACAACCTTCCGCACATGGTGATTGCCAAGGTTCTGCAAAGCTATGGTGTCGTTGCCCAGAACATCCCCTATACCAAGAATGGCAATGCGGTGAAGGACCTGAAGTCCGGGGTGCTGGATTTCTCCTACATCAATGTCGGCGCCTATCTGCAGGACAAGAAATCCTTTAACATCATGCTGGTGTTGTCGGAACTTCCCGGCGCAAAGGCTGCCTATGATGGCGCGCCGAGCATCGTTGATCTAAGCGTGGACTTGGGTCTTTCCGGCCTTGCTCCCATGGGATGGACCTGGTGGCTCGTTCGCAAGGACACCCCTGACGAGGTGGCCGATGTTTTGCGGTCTGCGATGAAATCCGCCCTCGCCAAGCCCGAGGTCCGCAAGGCGATTGAAACCATTGGCTATGTGCCGCTTGAGTGGGATCATACGCAGTATGAAGAAATCGTCGGTCCGGTGGTTCACCAGTTGAGTGCCATGGGTGATGCGCTCAAGTGGGAAGAAGCTGAACTGAACAAGCTGAAGAACTAATCGCGGAGTATATGTGCGATGACCATTCGCAGGAAACATATCAACACGCTCGCTTTTGTGTTCTTGCTGCTGCTGGTTGGATTGGTCTTTCAACAGATCATGACCTCCTTTGAAGAACAGGGTATCGCCTCCGGCGGTCCCTACGACAATTCCGCCAGCTACCCGAGGGCCGTCGCGATCATCATCGCAGCCCTTCTGGTTGTTCAGTTTGTCAAGAGACTGGCTCTGCCGGATGACGGCCAACAGGCAGAAGGCGATGAGATCATTGATGTCGCAAGCCTCAAGCGTCCGGCTGCCCTATTGGTGATCTTCGGTATCTATCTCACCCTGCTGGGGAGCCTTGGGTATCATCTCACGACCACGCCAATGATGTTTGCCATCATGGCGCTTTGCGGGATGCGGAGCTTTTTGGGTATGGCGCTTTCGTCCGCCGCGCTCTCGTTCCTGTTTGCCTACCTCTTCGAAAACTATCTTAACATCGTTCTGCCCGGCGGCATGTTCGGTCTGAATATTCCGTGGTGATCTCAAGATGACACTCGCTTCTCTACTGTCCGGCTTTAATCTCTTCTTCACCCCTCTGGCCCTGGGACTCACCTTGGTCGGGGTTATCCTCGGCCTCGTAATCGGTGCCCTGCCCGGACTAGGACCTCTGATGGGCATCATTCTCCTGTTGCCTGTCGCCATCTCGCTTCCGCCCGTGGCCGCCATGGGGTTCCTCATTTCGATATTTGTCGGAGGATCCTGTGGCGGTTCCATCTCGGCCATCCTGTTGCGAATCCCCGGCACGCCACTCGCCGCCGCCACCCTGTTTGACGGCTTCCCCATGGCACAAAAGGGACGTGCGTCTGATGCCATCGGCATTGCCATCGCGGCCTCGGGACTCGGTGGATTGTTCGGCGGACTGGTGCTCATCGGAGCTGCCCCGGCTTTGGCGCAGTTCGCCTCTCGCTTCGCTCCGCCCGAATTTACCGCGCTTGCCGTCACCGGCCTTTTGGCCATTGCGGTGATTGCCGGCAGGGATCTCGTCAAGGGCATCATCAGCGGCTGCTTCGGGTTGCTGTTGGCAACCATCGGCATGGATGAATTCTCGACCGGCTATCGCTTCACATTCGGATCCCATCACATGTTTGACGGCTTCCACATTGTTGCGGTTGTTGTCGGGCTGTTTGCCGTCTCCGAGATGGCCTATCAGATCATGGGTACCAACCTTACCAAAACGCCGGATGTGGCAGTGGCGCGTCCAGGCTTCCAGACTGTTCTACTCACACTTCGGCATTGGAAGAACCTTTTGCGGTCTTCCATGATCGGTGCCTTTTTTGGAGCCCTGCCCGGCGCAGGTGGGGTTATTAGCTCTTTCACCTCCTATGCTGTTGCCAAGGCCTTTTCCAAGCCGGAGGAAAAGTATGGCGAGGGTGCGGAGGGTGGCGTGGTTGCGACCGAGAGCGCCAACAACGCAACGGTCGGCGGAACTCTGGTTCCAACGCTTGCGCTCGGTATCCCCGGCGATGCTTCCTCTGCGATGCTGCTCGGGGCACTGCTGATTTTGGGTTTCCTGCCGGGCCCGACCCTGTTTGAGGAACAGGGCGACGTCGTCGTCGGGATCTTCTTCGTCTATCTGGCCTCGAACATCTTCATGATCATTGCCGGTATTCTGGCCATTCCCCTGTTCGTCTATGTGCTACGTATCCCCAAATCCTATCTGATCCCGGTCGTTCTGCTGCTCTGCTCGATCGGCACATTTGCCTTGCAGGCAGAAGTCTTCGATCTCATGGTCATGCTGGGATTTGGTTTGGTGGGGATCTTGTTCCGCTCAACCGGATATCCTCTGGCCCCGATTGTCATTGGTATGATCCTTGGACCGTTGCTGGAGAGCAATTTGCGCCGGTCTCTGCTGATCTCGCAGGACGGCTACTGGATCTTCCTTGAGCGCCCGGTGGCGGCTTTCTTCTTTGCGGTCAACATCCTGCTAGTGGGCGGTGCTATCTTCCTCAGAACGCGCAAGATGCTGAAGGACAAGAAGCTGGCTACGATGCCAAACGCAGCCGAATGAGCAGAAGGGGCCGGGGATAGCTCGGCTCCCGTTCTCATCGCATAGCGTCATCTAACAAGAGCGCATCAGGCCCGATAACGTGCAGGCGGCCAGATGTCGCTCGGCAGAGGATGGCGGGTCAGATCGGCGATCAGTTCGGCAAGGCATGTGGCCGTATGATCAAGAAGGATCTCGCCTTTCTCGGCACTGGCGAGGGACGCATTGCCGGTCACGCCTTCCAGATTGAGGTCCTGTGCCTTCCAGCCAAGTCCGCCGATGCGGCCCGTGGATGGATTGGCGGACAGTTGCTGCGTTGCCGCTTCTATCTCGTCGACCGCCGGATGGAAATCTTCTGCCTTGTCCATCATGACGAGATCGGGATGCAGCGCGAGCATCATAGAGGTCTCGATATCCCCGCCATGAAAGCCAGTGCGGATTTCCTCCTCGGTGAAGAGGCCTTCCGGATAGCCAGCATCAAACCACGTGGCATAGGCCCCCAGAATATTGTGCCGAACCCTCTGGTCGAGGGCGACTGCCGCGAGGAGGCCTGACTGGCCACCATGACTGTTGAATATGAGGACCCGCTTGAGCCCGGTCGACTGAACGGCGCAATCAAGGACGCGGGTCCAGGATTGCATCAGCTCCGGAGCGGGATGGGCGAGGGAGCCTGCATAGTCCAGATGCTCCTGCGAGGCACCGATCTGCTGCAGAGGCAGAACGACGGCGGGAATGTCATCGGCCAGTTTGGCAATCGCCCTTGCAACGATGCCGTTGTTGATCAGGCAGTCTGTGCCAACCGGCAAATGCGGCCCATGCTGCTCCACAGCAGCGACTGGCAGGATGGCTAGTGTGTTATCGGGGAGGCTCGCGTGGTCGGGCGAGGACAGTTCAAGCCAGTAGCG encodes the following:
- a CDS encoding creatininase family protein: MKRYWLELSSPDHASLPDNTLAILPVAAVEQHGPHLPVGTDCLINNGIVARAIAKLADDIPAVVLPLQQIGASQEHLDYAGSLAHPAPELMQSWTRVLDCAVQSTGLKRVLIFNSHGGQSGLLAAVALDQRVRHNILGAYATWFDAGYPEGLFTEEEIRTGFHGGDIETSMMLALHPDLVMMDKAEDFHPAVDEIEAATQQLSANPSTGRIGGLGWKAQDLNLEGVTGNASLASAEKGEILLDHTATCLAELIADLTRHPLPSDIWPPARYRA
- a CDS encoding tripartite tricarboxylate transporter TctB family protein, whose translation is MTIRRKHINTLAFVFLLLLVGLVFQQIMTSFEEQGIASGGPYDNSASYPRAVAIIIAALLVVQFVKRLALPDDGQQAEGDEIIDVASLKRPAALLVIFGIYLTLLGSLGYHLTTTPMMFAIMALCGMRSFLGMALSSAALSFLFAYLFENYLNIVLPGGMFGLNIPW
- a CDS encoding sulfatase; this translates as MRTVFVMFDSLNRLALETYGGSSIKTPNFTRFAERAVTFESHYAGSLPCMPARRDMHTGRLNFLHRSWGPLEPFDNSFSRTLSENGVYTHLISDHLHYFEDGGTCYANAFDSWDFIRGQEYDPIKPLVIPPIERYREMFDERHYPLGDVEPGKAMTRHSSPRKTWKKSRGAIINDFLQAEEDFPTAKCFSSAFEFLELNREADNWFLQLECFDPHEPFNVPERFKAAYASGYNGKILNWPGYEKVAETPEEIAEIRGNYAALVAMCDDYFGKLLDYFDEYDLWKDTALVLSTDHGFLLSEHEWWGKNRMPYYEEISHIPLMVWHPDHADQAGKRQQQLTQTPDLMPTFLDFHDCSIPACVTGTSIKPLLSGNEPIHQSIILGMFGGPICAVDDRYSYFRYPENIDASGLYLYTLMPAHLSGPFNIEELKGAELVGPFDFTKGSPLLKVPMNPKNSQFGGDGQTLAECATVLYDLKLDPGQTKPVVNPEVERRMLDEIIGHMQELDAPREMYAHYSLPTPP
- a CDS encoding tripartite tricarboxylate transporter permease produces the protein MTLASLLSGFNLFFTPLALGLTLVGVILGLVIGALPGLGPLMGIILLLPVAISLPPVAAMGFLISIFVGGSCGGSISAILLRIPGTPLAAATLFDGFPMAQKGRASDAIGIAIAASGLGGLFGGLVLIGAAPALAQFASRFAPPEFTALAVTGLLAIAVIAGRDLVKGIISGCFGLLLATIGMDEFSTGYRFTFGSHHMFDGFHIVAVVVGLFAVSEMAYQIMGTNLTKTPDVAVARPGFQTVLLTLRHWKNLLRSSMIGAFFGALPGAGGVISSFTSYAVAKAFSKPEEKYGEGAEGGVVATESANNATVGGTLVPTLALGIPGDASSAMLLGALLILGFLPGPTLFEEQGDVVVGIFFVYLASNIFMIIAGILAIPLFVYVLRIPKSYLIPVVLLLCSIGTFALQAEVFDLMVMLGFGLVGILFRSTGYPLAPIVIGMILGPLLESNLRRSLLISQDGYWIFLERPVAAFFFAVNILLVGGAIFLRTRKMLKDKKLATMPNAAE
- a CDS encoding tripartite tricarboxylate transporter substrate-binding protein; translated protein: MYFRNLFAAAAAALVMTSATLAADFPERTIETIHPWGPGNALSVSQIITKAMGDELGVSMPVIATPGGAGTKAFQISLSRPADGYTIVDGYVAPLVLQPILGKAGWSFKDFKPLHSAVSNAFAIGGRVDETRWSNFEEMMAYGKANPGKLRYSSGSRNNLPHMVIAKVLQSYGVVAQNIPYTKNGNAVKDLKSGVLDFSYINVGAYLQDKKSFNIMLVLSELPGAKAAYDGAPSIVDLSVDLGLSGLAPMGWTWWLVRKDTPDEVADVLRSAMKSALAKPEVRKAIETIGYVPLEWDHTQYEEIVGPVVHQLSAMGDALKWEEAELNKLKN